A single genomic interval of Chryseobacterium paludis harbors:
- a CDS encoding Gfo/Idh/MocA family oxidoreductase, with translation MQLVKVGLCAFGMSGKVFHAPFLKEHPGFFMSAVVERSKEESKEKYPDATIYRSVEEMLNNSDVEVVVVNTPVQTHFEYVKMALEAGKNVIVEKPFTVDVSEAEQLVKLAEEKGLFLSVYQNRRFDRDFLQVKKIINSKNLGDIKEVEIRFDRFRTEPSGKQHKENPQETGSGSLHDLGAHLVDQAVQLFGFPEKLFADVFSMKGAEYANDYFEILLYYKNNMRIRLKSSVFSKEAHYAYMVHGSKGSFLQERTDNQEAELVAGTLPTYGESWMLPLKDFDGILNYISDHSETERILTTSEPGNYMNYYQEIYEHIVFGYDLPSPGKQVIQNMKLIDASIKSSNEEKVLNLT, from the coding sequence ATGCAATTGGTAAAAGTGGGTCTTTGTGCCTTTGGAATGAGCGGAAAGGTTTTCCATGCACCTTTTTTGAAAGAACATCCTGGTTTTTTCATGTCTGCTGTAGTAGAAAGAAGTAAAGAAGAATCAAAAGAAAAATATCCTGATGCTACGATTTATCGTTCAGTAGAAGAGATGTTGAATAACTCAGATGTGGAAGTAGTAGTAGTTAACACTCCTGTTCAGACACATTTTGAATATGTAAAAATGGCTCTTGAAGCGGGTAAGAATGTTATTGTAGAAAAACCCTTTACAGTAGATGTTTCAGAAGCTGAGCAATTGGTGAAACTGGCTGAAGAAAAAGGTTTGTTTTTGAGCGTCTACCAAAACAGAAGATTCGATCGTGATTTTCTTCAGGTAAAAAAAATTATTAATAGCAAAAATCTTGGAGACATCAAAGAGGTTGAAATACGATTCGATAGATTTCGCACTGAACCGAGTGGAAAGCAGCATAAGGAAAACCCACAAGAAACAGGTTCAGGATCGCTTCACGATTTAGGGGCTCATTTAGTGGATCAGGCGGTTCAGCTTTTTGGATTTCCAGAAAAGCTTTTCGCCGATGTTTTTTCAATGAAAGGGGCAGAATATGCGAATGATTATTTTGAGATCCTATTATATTATAAAAATAACATGAGGATCAGATTAAAATCATCTGTTTTTAGCAAAGAGGCACATTATGCTTATATGGTTCATGGTAGTAAAGGGAGCTTTTTACAGGAAAGGACAGACAATCAGGAGGCAGAACTGGTAGCAGGAACTTTACCAACGTATGGTGAAAGCTGGATGCTTCCTTTGAAAGATTTTGATGGGATTTTAAATTATATCAGTGACCACTCTGAAACAGAAAGAATTCTAACAACCAGTGAACCTGGAAACTATATGAACTATTACCAGGAGATTTATGAACATATTGTTTTTGGATATGACTTGCCTTCCCCGGGAAAACAAGTCATTCAGAATATGAAACTTATTGATGCTTCTATAAAAAGCTCGAACGAAGAAAAAGTTCTTAACCTGACATAA
- a CDS encoding ABC-F family ATP-binding cassette domain-containing protein: protein MNYVAAENLTKSYGVKVLFKNISFNINEGDKIAIVAKNGSGKSTLLKILMGKEITDSGNVIINKDIQVVLFDQEIDYDPNLTIDEFMMTLDSAPIAALKNYHKSLHSTDLDFIEKALADMEVHKAWDLENEMKQILSQLKITDLEAKMGTLSGGQIKRVALAKLLTETRAEHRHTLLIMDEPTNHLDVEMVEWLENYLNKAKITLLLVTHDRYFLDGVCNIIWEMEDNNLYFHNGSYATYLENKMIREDNLNSTIDKANNLYRKELEWMRRQPKARTTKSKSRIDAFYETEKVAKTDTSKQGLELDFEMKRLGNKILELKNIDKSFGDKLLLKDFSYSFQRGEKVGIVGKNGAGKSTLLNIIQGFEKADSGEIETGETISFGYFSQKGLTYKEDERVIDFIKEIAEFYPLANGKSLSASQFLRLFLFDDQTQYSPISKLSGGEKRRLHLMYILYQNPNFLIFDEPTNDLDLPTLTVLENFLQQFQGSLIIVSHDRYFMDRIVDHILAFEGEGKIKDFIGTFSEYREAKSREDALEKNAPQKTEVKETAPVPVIAPPTNSKKRKLSFKEQRELETIEKEMPQLEEQREKILEQLNNEKDYEKISKLSAELETISGKLEDHEMKWLEFQEILGEA from the coding sequence ATGAATTACGTTGCGGCTGAGAACCTTACTAAATCGTATGGGGTAAAAGTTTTATTTAAAAATATTTCTTTCAATATCAATGAAGGGGACAAAATAGCTATTGTTGCTAAAAACGGAAGTGGAAAGTCCACTCTGTTGAAAATATTGATGGGAAAGGAAATTACTGACAGTGGGAATGTAATCATCAATAAAGATATACAGGTTGTTTTATTTGATCAGGAGATTGACTATGATCCCAATCTTACGATCGATGAATTTATGATGACTCTTGATTCTGCACCTATTGCAGCTCTTAAAAATTATCATAAATCCCTACATTCAACAGATCTTGATTTTATTGAAAAGGCATTGGCTGATATGGAAGTTCATAAAGCCTGGGATCTTGAGAATGAAATGAAACAGATCCTTTCGCAGCTTAAAATTACAGATCTGGAAGCTAAGATGGGAACACTTTCGGGTGGACAGATCAAACGTGTTGCTTTGGCAAAATTACTAACAGAAACCAGAGCGGAGCATCGTCATACTCTTTTAATAATGGATGAGCCAACCAACCATCTGGATGTGGAAATGGTAGAATGGCTTGAAAATTATTTAAATAAAGCTAAAATTACTCTACTACTGGTCACCCACGACCGTTACTTTTTGGATGGTGTATGTAATATTATCTGGGAAATGGAAGACAATAATCTTTATTTCCATAATGGTTCTTATGCTACTTATCTTGAGAATAAAATGATAAGAGAAGACAATCTCAATTCTACCATTGATAAGGCAAATAACCTTTACAGAAAGGAATTGGAATGGATGCGAAGACAGCCTAAAGCGAGAACCACAAAATCAAAAAGTAGAATTGACGCTTTTTATGAAACTGAAAAAGTAGCTAAAACAGACACTTCAAAACAGGGTCTTGAACTTGATTTTGAAATGAAACGTCTTGGTAATAAAATCCTGGAACTTAAAAATATTGACAAGAGTTTTGGTGATAAATTATTATTAAAAGATTTCAGCTATTCATTCCAACGTGGAGAGAAAGTAGGAATTGTAGGTAAGAATGGTGCGGGAAAATCTACTCTTTTAAATATTATTCAAGGATTTGAAAAGGCCGATAGCGGAGAAATTGAAACAGGAGAAACCATTTCTTTCGGTTATTTTTCACAAAAGGGGCTAACTTATAAAGAGGATGAAAGGGTCATTGATTTTATTAAAGAAATTGCAGAATTCTATCCGTTAGCGAATGGAAAAAGCCTTTCAGCATCTCAGTTTTTAAGACTCTTTTTATTCGATGATCAAACACAATACTCTCCTATTTCAAAACTTTCCGGAGGTGAAAAAAGAAGACTGCATTTGATGTATATTCTTTATCAGAATCCAAACTTCCTGATTTTTGATGAGCCTACCAATGATCTCGATCTTCCTACATTAACGGTTCTTGAGAACTTTTTACAGCAGTTTCAAGGCTCATTAATTATTGTTTCTCACGATAGATATTTTATGGATCGAATTGTTGATCATATTTTAGCTTTTGAGGGTGAAGGAAAAATAAAAGATTTTATTGGAACTTTCTCAGAATACAGAGAAGCAAAAAGCCGTGAGGATGCTTTAGAAAAAAATGCACCTCAAAAAACGGAAGTTAAAGAAACAGCACCAGTTCCTGTTATAGCTCCACCAACAAATTCCAAAAAGCGAAAACTTTCTTTTAAAGAACAAAGAGAGCTGGAAACTATTGAAAAGGAAATGCCTCAATTGGAAGAACAGCGTGAGAAGATCCTTGAGCAACTTAACAATGAGAAAGATTATGAAAAGATTTCAAAACTTTCTGCGGAATTGGAAACCATCTCAGGAAAGCTGGAAGACCATGAAATGAAATGGCTGGAGTTTCAGGAAATCCTGGGTGAAGCTTAA
- a CDS encoding ferredoxin reductase domain-containing protein: MSSLPKWINDAVENLLPSKFKDCTITETNYITNYLKRITFLTDLSDIYFEPAYAVGFRINDRDFRNYSPFHFNKEKGSFDVLFHIHDTDAVGCNFINRLSVGESLKMIIPRGKRFFDPDAKIHFSIGDETSLGSSISIQKAAEESNASFVCLHEVEDPFVLENLGLYGYYTSKNNWMSILNQINEFLREEKKAVENDEVTFYLTGNGKTMSFLRRYLKEKGVRSANVRSQAYWIEGKKGL; encoded by the coding sequence ATGTCAAGTTTACCAAAATGGATCAATGATGCCGTCGAGAATCTATTGCCGTCCAAATTTAAAGATTGTACCATTACAGAAACAAACTATATCACAAATTATCTTAAACGGATAACTTTCCTGACTGATCTTTCCGATATATATTTTGAGCCTGCCTATGCTGTAGGATTTAGAATTAATGACCGGGATTTCCGTAATTATTCACCCTTTCATTTTAACAAAGAAAAAGGAAGCTTTGATGTTCTTTTCCATATTCATGATACAGATGCTGTAGGTTGTAATTTCATCAATCGTTTGTCTGTAGGTGAATCTCTTAAAATGATCATCCCCAGAGGAAAAAGATTTTTCGATCCCGACGCAAAGATCCACTTCTCAATAGGTGATGAAACTTCTTTAGGAAGTTCAATTTCAATTCAGAAAGCCGCTGAAGAATCCAATGCTTCATTTGTATGCCTCCATGAGGTGGAAGACCCTTTCGTTCTGGAAAATCTTGGTCTTTACGGTTATTACACTTCCAAAAATAATTGGATGTCTATTTTAAATCAAATCAATGAATTTTTAAGAGAGGAAAAGAAAGCTGTAGAAAATGACGAAGTTACATTTTACCTTACCGGTAATGGTAAAACAATGTCTTTTTTACGAAGATACCTCAAAGAAAAAGGAGTGCGTTCTGCAAATGTCAGATCACAAGCGTATTGGATAGAAGGAAAAAAAGGGTTGTAA
- a CDS encoding helix-turn-helix domain-containing protein — protein sequence MKQTIPTFSLNSISKHGFIVEKITDRISSPDDNLMDKGIHRDSHYIFMFLQTGYAKMMVDFKVIEAENANIYCLLPGQVHQGLLMDKVCGWFVAVNVDLVPDFIRSVFEESIMDFNPLPLNSICAGKFHDFAQLLYNSYTEEMLSTKEGFFITKSLLNAYTGMFASFFLNENKPERLKESRAWQLTRQFRILVRKEFITLKSPSLYAELLNISPGYLNEAVSKTTGKSTLYWIQQEILVEAKRLLFFTNCTVKEIAYQLGYNDHTYFSRLFSKLEGITPLSFRGKSRKQIPSP from the coding sequence ATGAAACAGACGATTCCTACCTTTAGCTTAAATTCTATTTCCAAACATGGTTTCATTGTGGAAAAAATTACAGATCGCATTAGCAGCCCCGATGACAACCTTATGGATAAAGGAATTCACAGGGACAGTCATTATATCTTTATGTTCCTGCAAACCGGATATGCAAAAATGATGGTAGACTTTAAAGTTATAGAGGCTGAAAATGCTAACATCTACTGTCTCTTGCCAGGGCAGGTACATCAGGGTCTTCTGATGGACAAAGTTTGCGGATGGTTTGTTGCAGTAAATGTAGATCTGGTTCCTGATTTTATCCGTTCTGTTTTTGAAGAATCTATAATGGATTTCAACCCTTTACCATTGAACAGTATATGCGCTGGAAAGTTTCATGATTTTGCTCAATTACTTTACAATTCGTACACAGAAGAAATGCTGTCTACCAAGGAAGGCTTTTTTATTACTAAGTCTTTACTTAATGCTTACACAGGAATGTTTGCCTCTTTTTTTTTAAATGAAAATAAGCCTGAAAGATTAAAAGAAAGTCGTGCCTGGCAACTTACCCGACAATTTAGAATTTTGGTACGAAAAGAATTTATCACCCTAAAAAGTCCATCTTTATATGCAGAACTTTTAAACATTTCACCAGGTTATCTAAATGAAGCCGTAAGCAAGACAACAGGAAAATCAACGTTATATTGGATTCAGCAGGAAATTTTAGTAGAAGCAAAGCGCTTACTATTTTTCACCAATTGCACCGTTAAAGAAATTGCCTATCAGTTGGGATACAATGATCACACCTACTTTTCCCGTTTATTTTCTAAATTGGAAGGAATTACACCATTGTCTTTTAGAGGAAAGAGCAGAAAACAAATTCCCTCACCGTGA
- a CDS encoding alpha/beta fold hydrolase → MKKINSLFLLFFAFYLNAQLISGTVFSKEENLPIPYVKIGVEKENVGVISDEKGNFSIDLSKANMGGDIRIEVAGYESYTETIQSFVKYNSQKILLKEKVKNIQEVKLTPKKLVDKNWGVNTKTKSIMYSVNPEFNQKNFLGETALEFNANKRSKIKNINLNIASYVSDQPVLMRYTIYSEKNGFPDKNILNEEITVELTEDMIKSGAFTLNVNDYNIWVQGKFFIGIQFLKKFNGKINISAALFRTGFLREFYGDWQKVTLAAPAINIDVKVDKSGNNIKDESENPDGSLEDLIPDLSQYQKASENSIYGKNSSVGKFLKVKNADLYYEVYGEGEPIVLLHGNSGSIKDFYQQIPVLSKKYKVIALDTRGQGRSTDTSKNNLTYSIFADDLKVLTDELGFKKINIVGWSDGGNTGLEFVLKYPENVSKLVTIGANVQPDGVDERLLNHMKTELQVLELENKPEKFNQTRILKIMIKEPKISKGSLQKIQSPVLVIAGENDVIKKVHTEFIAKQIPNAKLKIYAKATHFIPFENADQLNADLLEFLGK, encoded by the coding sequence ATGAAAAAAATCAATTCTTTATTCCTTTTGTTTTTTGCATTCTATCTTAATGCCCAGTTGATTTCCGGAACCGTATTTTCTAAAGAAGAGAATCTTCCAATTCCTTATGTGAAAATAGGTGTGGAAAAAGAAAATGTAGGGGTTATCTCTGATGAAAAGGGAAATTTCTCAATTGATCTTTCTAAGGCTAATATGGGTGGGGATATCAGGATTGAAGTAGCTGGATATGAAAGTTATACCGAAACGATTCAAAGCTTTGTAAAGTATAATTCTCAAAAAATACTTTTAAAGGAAAAAGTTAAGAATATTCAAGAGGTGAAACTAACGCCTAAAAAATTAGTCGATAAAAATTGGGGGGTGAATACAAAAACGAAAAGTATTATGTATTCAGTAAATCCGGAATTTAATCAAAAGAACTTTCTTGGAGAAACGGCATTGGAGTTTAATGCAAATAAAAGATCGAAGATCAAAAATATTAATCTGAATATAGCAAGTTATGTTTCTGATCAGCCTGTATTGATGCGTTATACTATTTACAGTGAGAAAAATGGCTTTCCTGATAAGAATATATTAAATGAAGAGATTACAGTTGAGCTTACTGAAGACATGATAAAATCAGGGGCATTTACATTAAATGTAAATGACTATAATATCTGGGTCCAGGGGAAATTCTTTATTGGGATTCAGTTTTTGAAGAAATTCAATGGTAAAATAAATATCAGTGCAGCCCTTTTCAGAACTGGATTTTTAAGAGAATTTTATGGAGACTGGCAAAAAGTAACATTAGCCGCACCTGCCATTAATATTGATGTTAAAGTAGATAAGAGTGGAAATAACATAAAGGATGAATCCGAAAATCCGGATGGAAGTCTTGAAGATCTGATTCCTGACCTCAGTCAGTACCAAAAAGCATCTGAAAACTCTATATATGGGAAAAACTCCTCTGTGGGGAAATTTCTGAAAGTGAAGAATGCCGATTTATATTATGAAGTTTATGGGGAAGGAGAACCCATAGTATTGCTCCATGGAAATAGCGGAAGTATTAAAGATTTCTATCAACAAATTCCCGTATTATCCAAAAAATATAAAGTGATTGCTTTAGACACAAGGGGACAGGGGAGAAGTACAGATACTTCTAAAAATAATTTAACTTATTCCATTTTTGCAGATGATCTTAAAGTATTGACCGATGAATTAGGGTTTAAAAAGATCAATATTGTAGGTTGGAGTGATGGTGGAAATACAGGACTTGAATTTGTTTTAAAATATCCGGAAAATGTAAGTAAGCTGGTAACAATAGGGGCTAATGTTCAACCTGATGGAGTAGATGAGCGTCTTTTGAATCATATGAAAACGGAGCTTCAGGTTTTAGAGCTTGAAAATAAACCTGAAAAATTTAATCAGACCAGAATTTTGAAAATCATGATTAAAGAACCCAAAATCAGTAAAGGTTCTTTACAAAAAATTCAAAGTCCGGTATTGGTGATAGCAGGAGAAAATGATGTGATAAAAAAAGTGCATACAGAATTTATTGCTAAACAAATTCCCAATGCTAAGCTTAAGATTTATGCAAAGGCGACTCACTTTATCCCATTCGAAAATGCGGATCAACTTAATGCGGATCTTTTAGAATTCTTAGGGAAATAA